tcctcggcCTGGTGCTTTTCCTCCCGGGCCGCCTCGTCCAGGCACCGCAGCGGCACCCCTCGGCACTCCAGCCTCTCCCTGCTTTCTCCGGTCATCAGCTGGTACTTCTTCCACTGTTCCTCCGGCAGTGCctgtgggaggaggggggtaaggagggTACATTCATCACCCCGCACAGGTTATAACTATTTGCATCAGGGAAAAAAAGCCTGGAAAATTCTGCTtagccccttgactgtggatttcctacaagaagacctcaccaagttataggaatggaacaagaattggctgctacaattcaatgaagaaaaatgtaaagtcctgcaccttgggaggggatatccagcacaccaataccacatgggaaacactccactatccaccacagaggcagagaaagacctgggagtgtatgttaccaggctaccagtgaagggatatccagcacaccaataccacatgggaaacactccactatccaccacagaggcagagaaagacctgggagtgtatgttaccaggctaccagtgaagggatatacagcacaccaataccacatgggaaacactccactatccaccacagaggcagagaaagacctgggagtgtatgttaccaggctaccagtgaagggatatccagcacaccaataccacatgggaaacactccactatccaccacagaggcagagaaagacctgggactatacgttaccaggctaccagtgaagggatatccagcacaccaataccacatgggaaacactccactatccaccacagaggcagagaaagacctgggactatacgttaccaggctaccagtgaagggatatccagcacaccaataccacatgggaaacactccactatccaccacagaggcagagaaagacctgggactatacgttaccaggctaccagtgaagggatatccagcacaccaataccacatgggaaacactccactatccaccacagaggcagagaaagacctgggactatatgttaccaggctaccagtgaagggatatccagcacaccaataccacatgggaaacactccactatccaccacagaggcagagaaagacctgggagtgtatgttaccaggctaccagtgaagggatatccagcacaccaataccacatgggaaacactccactatccaccacagaggcagagaaagacctgggactatacgttaccaggctaccagtgaagggatatccagcacaccaataccacatgggaaacactccactacccaccacagaggcagagaaagacctgggagtgtatgttaccaggctaccaatgaagggatatccagcacaccaataccacatgggaaacactccactatccaccacagaggcagagaaagacctgggagtgtatgttaccaggctaccagtgaagggatatccagcacaccaataccacatgggaaacactccactatccaccacagaggcagagaaagacctgggactatacgttaccaggctaccagtgaagggatatccagcacaccaataccacatgggaaacactccactacccaccacagaggcagagaaagacctgggagtgtatgttaccaggctaccaatgaagggatatccagcacaccaataccacatgggaaacactccactatccaccacagaggcagagaaagacctgggagtgtatgttaccaggctaccagtgaagggatatccagcacaccaataccacatgggaaacactccactatccaccacagaggcagagaaagacctgggagtgtatgttaccaggctaccagtgaagggatatccagcacaccaataccacatgggaaacactccactatccaccacagaggcagagaaagacctgggagtgtatgttaccaggctaccagtgaagggatatccagcacaccaataccacatgggaaacactccactatccaccacagaggcagagaaagacctgggactatacgttaccaggctaccagtgaagggatatccagcacaccaataccacatgggaaacactccactatccaccacagaggcagagaaagacctgggactatacgttaccaggctaccagtgaaagccaagtccgtgccaatcgcagcggacgggttaaaaactAAGTAAAAAACTGACTCTCAGGGCAAAGTTGGAATATGACAAACTGATTAAAAACATACAATTCATCTAAATATCTAAGTTCAGGGCTTAAGTGTTGGAGTTCATTCTCTAAGAGTTATGGACCTGGAGTAGTGAGCACATCCCACATGATCTTGAACCCCTGAAGGGCGGGTGTTCTGACCACAAGGGCTCCCTCAGGGGGGGCCACAACTAGCTGTTCTTCAAGCACTCATAATCCTTGAAATAAACATCTTATGGATATACATGTAATACCATGATGTGCAGCACACAATGAACTCATGCAGCCTGATGTGTGTGATGCCTGAGCGGGCCAGGCCAGCAGACCTATTGCTGGGCTGAGCCTGGTGGACGGGACAATGTACTGGATGGGGGACTCACGCAAGCTAATTTATTATATAACACATGAAAGTTTACTTTTTAGGTGTGCATATGTTGTACATATCTTGTGCTCTGTCTGGCTGGCTATCTtggttagactctctctctctctctctctctctctctctctctctctcatatacaggaTATAAAGAATCTATACATTTCAAGACAACCTATTTCTCTCTTGAAAACATGTATGTGCAGAAAAACATATCATAATTTTCAATGGGAGTGTAACATATGAAATGcattttttttgtaatgtttacCAATATTGATACAATAATGATGGCAGGTGTTGCTTGGTGCCACTGGGAGTCAGGGGTGCAAGCAAGCATTTTGTGGAGTGTATGTTTTCTGACTTGTGCTGCCCACCTGTGCCTGGGAGTtccctgcctggctggctgggtttatttattatttttttttgggtgggttttttaatgccaaccctgAGGATTACTAACAAGTGGAACAGCCTCACTGAACATGTAGTCACCAGCACTAGTGTGaatatgtttaacccggtagcagcgacgggccaaatttgtggctttaccgtgtgccagcgacgggccaaattcgtggctttaccatgtaccagcgacgggccaaatttgtggctttaccgtgtaccagcgacaggccaaatttctgccatgatgtaaccccccaaaatagatgaagcataaactgatcacaaatgcgtttatatatattatgaaatggttcgcgcgagtgatgattttttctcattaattcgcttagagggcctttaagaagcatgatccccgctgccaccaccgggttaaggacAGGTATGACCAGGTTGAGGCtgaacagaaacagagaagaggcacCAGACCCTTATGACTCTCTTGCCTCGTATACCTTCACTGGGTAAGCATCTCCACTCAGGGTCGGACTGGCCTGTGTGCCCGTGTGCCAATATACTTACtcgtgtttcttatttatctgctcccacttccgccgaagcactctgcaggacccacatattttaattcattaaattttcaatattgatcacaacttatatgctatgttaattgtcaatggcacatgggccccccaaggtacatgtgtagtgcggcaactatgcctgatgaacgagcctcccataacccacttagacagcggggtacctctttggccgactcggtaaggagtggctctcccgtcacattggtcgcgggttcaatcccaggcagccagcgaataccctcacctggtcttaattaatttctcgtgtgtttcgatacacgcagaggacgtgtcgggaaatagaggaaacagaaaaagaaaatcccAGGGCATGACACATGGGCCCCTGGACTTAACCCATGCCAATGTGTATTATttgaatattttgatattttagctTATATGGGCCTGGCCCCTCCAGCCACTAGATGACACGGCCCCCTTCAGCACCCCAGTCCGACTCTGTCTTTGCTAGGTGAGCACGTCAGCGCTGCCACGAACCCGCGCCATGAACCCTTCAAGCTCGACTGCAAGTTTACCGCTTACCGTTGATAAGGTTTCAGgcccagcgctccacagggccgccgctaacattataacagtaatattagcacctaaagttgtcctcaagcCTCATACTTGTTAAGTCATAGGATTTAGTggataagtgagtcttcagcgctttcttgtcTTACGTAACCGTGCCACGCCTCGCCTAATCGCCCTAACCGGAGAGCACCCGGCAGCCCACACAACCCTGATGACAATGGGAATGACAATGAGAGTGTGGTACCTGCCCCAACAATAGccacttttaacccggtagctgcgggggtcatgtttctaaggttaggttaggttaaaggcccgtctaagtaaaataatgagaaagaatcatcactcacgcaaaccatttcataatatatatcaacgcatgtgtgatcagtttatgcatcatctattttgggaggtttatatcatggcagaaatttggcccatcgctgctacatggtaaagccacaaatttggcccgtcgctgctacacggtaaagccacaaatttggcccatcgctgctacacggtaaagccacaaatttggcccatcactgctacacggtaaagccacaaatttggcccatcgctgctacacggtaaagccacaaatttggcccatcactgctacacggtaaagccacaaatttggcccgtcactgctaccgggttaagaggtgGGGGACATCATAAGAAGGCTTTCCAGTTACTCCGGCCCTTAGTAACTCCGGCCCTGGTCACTCCGGCCCCCACCTTGGTCACTCCAGCCTGGAAATGGATACCATAATATGAACGAACCCTTGGTGTTTTAATTTGGGTCAAGTTGTTTACCCGTCACTTCTTACTGAATCGAGAGTTGAACTCAAGGTGGTCGAACCAATATTTAAAGTCAATGAGTTTGGTGCCGAAACTATGCCCGTGCCCAAAATGGGATCGTGTGAGTAGAGCTTTGGTGATTCACAGTTACTGTTTAATGTTCACAATCAAttttttcgtaaacattatcccctattttcaagagtaaaaaaaagtccttgaattggattttcaaagcgtttccatgactgttgaaggtttgtagaaaagatatatgaagagatactgatgtttcataaagtagattaagatactggcacggacctaatacgaatctttaccaaaatCCCTAAATGTAGGAAATTTCCCTAGACCTAGggtattttttctctcccccgtAAAAAATGAGATTgcaacggatttcgtgtcccccacctgaAACCCGCATTCCCAccggtccccaagcttgttttgggggtgagggggagtatgggcaaacactagaattttacaaacatgaggattgaggacaactttaggtgctaatgttAGTGTTGTAATGTTggtggccctgtggagcgctgcggcggcggcagcagaccggggcctgaaacctcatcaccggtgaacggaaacaggtaaacttgacatgggtagcCTTGGGTGTGAtcctggaataataccaagctgtcacctcagcc
This genomic window from Eriocheir sinensis breed Jianghai 21 chromosome 6, ASM2467909v1, whole genome shotgun sequence contains:
- the LOC126989770 gene encoding uncharacterized protein LOC126989770 isoform X18 — protein: MWYWCAGYPFTGSLVTYSPRSFSASVVDSGVFPMWYWCAGYPFTGSLVTYTPRSFSASVVDSGVFPMWYWCAGYPFTGSLVTYTPRSFSASVVDSGVFPMWYWCAGYPFTGSLVTYTPRSFSASVVDSGVFPMWYWCAGYPFTGSLVTYTPRSFSASVVDSGVFPMWYWCAGYPFTGSLVTYTPRSFSASVVDSGVFPMWYWCAVYPFTGSLVTYTPRSFSASVVDSGVFPMWYWCAGYPFTGSLVTYTPRSFSASVVDSGVFPMWYWCAGYPLPRCRTLHFSSLNCSSQFLFHSYNLVRSSCRKSTVKGLSRIFQAFFP
- the LOC126989770 gene encoding uncharacterized protein LOC126989770 isoform X10, whose translation is MWYWCAGYPFTGSLVTYSPRSFSASVVDSGVFPMWYWCAGYPFTGSLVTYTPRSFSASVVDSGVFPMWYWCAGYPFTGSLVTYTPRSFSASVVDSGVFPMWYWCAGYPFTGSLVTYTPRSFSASVVDSGVFPMWYWCAGYPFIGSLVTYTPRSFSASVVDSGVFPMWYWCAGYPFTGSLVTYTPRSFSASVVDSGVFPMWYWCAGYPFTGSLVTYTPRSFSASVVDSGVFPMWYWCAVYPFTGSLVTYTPRSFSASVVDSGVFPMWYWCAGYPFTGSLVTYTPRSFSASVVDSGVFPMWYWCAGYPLPRCRTLHFSSLNCSSQFLFHSYNLVRSSCRKSTVKGLSRIFQAFFP
- the LOC126989770 gene encoding uncharacterized protein LOC126989770 isoform X20 is translated as MWYWCAGYPFTGSLVTYSPRSFSASVVDSGVFPMWYWCAGYPFTGSLVTYTPRSFSASVVDSGVFPMWYWCAGYPFTGSLVTYTPRSFSASVVDSGVFPMWYWCAGYPFTGSLVTYTPRSFSASVVDSGVFPMWYWCAGYPFIGSLVTYTPRSFSASVVDSGVFPMWYWCAGYPFIGSLVTYTPRSFSASVVDSGVFPMWYWCAVYPFTGSLVTYTPRSFSASVVDSGVFPMWYWCAGYPFTGSLVTYTPRSFSASVVDSGVFPMWYWCAGYPLPRCRTLHFSSLNCSSQFLFHSYNLVRSSCRKSTVKGLSRIFQAFFP
- the LOC126989770 gene encoding uncharacterized protein LOC126989770 isoform X22, translated to MWYWCAGYPFTGSLVTYSPRSFSASVVDSGVFPMWYWCAGYPFTGSLVTYTPRSFSASVVDSGVFPMWYWCAGYPFTGSLVTYTPRSFSASVVDSGVFPMWYWCAGYPFTGSLVTYTPRSFSASVVDSGVFPMWYWCAGYPFIGSLVTYTPRSFSASVVDSGVFPMWYWCAGYPFTGSLVTYTPRSFSASVVDSGVFPMWYWCAGYPFIGSLVTYTPRSFSASVVDSGVFPMWYWCAGYPFTGSLVTYTPRSFSASVVDSGVFPMWYWCAGYPLPRCRTLHFSSLNCSSQFLFHSYNLVRSSCRKSTVKGLSRIFQAFFP
- the LOC126989770 gene encoding uncharacterized protein LOC126989770 isoform X16 → MWYWCAGYPFTGSLVTYSPRSFSASVVDSGVFPMWYWCAGYPFTGSLVTYTPRSFSASVVDSGVFPMWYWCAGYPFTGSLVTYTPRSFSASVVDSGVFPMWYWCAGYPFTGSLVTYTPRSFSASVVDSGVFPMWYWCAGYPFIGSLVTYTPRSFSASVVDSGVFPMWYWCAGYPFTGSLVTYTPRSFSASVVDSGVFPMWYWCAGYPFIGSLVTYTPRSFSASVVDSGVFPMWYWCAGYPFTGSLVTYTPRSFSASVVDSGVFPMWYWCAGYPFTGSLVTYTPRSFSASVVDSGVFPMWYWCAGYPLPRCRTLHFSSLNCSSQFLFHSYNLVRSSCRKSTVKGLSRIFQAFFP
- the LOC126989770 gene encoding uncharacterized protein LOC126989770 isoform X5, which gives rise to MWYWCAGYPFTGSLVTYSPRSFSASVVDSGVFPMWYWCAGYPFTGSLVTYTPRSFSASVVDSGVFPMWYWCAGYPFTGSLVTYTPRSFSASVVDSGVFPMWYWCAGYPFTGSLVTYTPRSFSASVVDSGVFPMWYWCAGYPFTGSLVTYTPRSFSASVVDSGVFPMWYWCAGYPFIGSLVTYTPRSFSASVVDSGVFPMWYWCAGYPFTGSLVTYTPRSFSASVVDSGVFPMWYWCAGYPFTGSLVTYTPRSFSASVVDSGVFPMWYWCAVYPFTGSLVTYTPRSFSASVVDSGVFPMWYWCAGYPFTGSLVTYTPRSFSASVVDSGVFPMWYWCAGYPLPRCRTLHFSSLNCSSQFLFHSYNLVRSSCRKSTVKGLSRIFQAFFP
- the LOC126989770 gene encoding uncharacterized protein LOC126989770 isoform X7, with translation MWYWCAGYPFTGSLVTYSPRSFSASVVDSGVFPMWYWCAGYPFTGSLVTYTPRSFSASVVDSGVFPMWYWCAGYPFTGSLVTYTPRSFSASVVDSGVFPMWYWCAGYPFTGSLVTYTPRSFSASVVDSGVFPMWYWCAGYPFIGSLVTYTPRSFSASVVDSGVFPMWYWCAGYPFTGSLVTYTPRSFSASVVDSGVFPMWYWCAGYPFIGSLVTYTPRSFSASVVDSGVFPMWYWCAGYPFTGSLVTYSPRSFSASVVDSGVFPMWYWCAVYPFTGSLVTYTPRSFSASVVDSGVFPMWYWCAGYPFTGSLVTYTPRSFSASVVDSGVFPMWYWCAGYPLPRCRTLHFSSLNCSSQFLFHSYNLVRSSCRKSTVKGLSRIFQAFFP
- the LOC126989770 gene encoding uncharacterized protein LOC126989770 isoform X11, which gives rise to MWYWCAGYPFTGSLVTYSPRSFSASVVDSGVFPMWYWCAGYPFTGSLVTYTPRSFSASVVDSGVFPMWYWCAGYPFTGSLVTYTPRSFSASVVDSGVFPMWYWCAGYPFTGSLVTYTPRSFSASVVDSGVFPMWYWCAGYPFIGSLVTYTPRSFSASVVDSGVFPMWYWCAGYPFIGSLVTYTPRSFSASVVDSGVFPMWYWCAGYPFTGSLVTYTPRSFSASVVDSGVFPMWYWCAVYPFTGSLVTYTPRSFSASVVDSGVFPMWYWCAGYPFTGSLVTYTPRSFSASVVDSGVFPMWYWCAGYPLPRCRTLHFSSLNCSSQFLFHSYNLVRSSCRKSTVKGLSRIFQAFFP
- the LOC126989770 gene encoding uncharacterized protein LOC126989770 isoform X21, which encodes MWYWCAGYPFTGSLVTYSPRSFSASVVDSGVFPMWYWCAGYPFTGSLVTYTPRSFSASVVDSGVFPMWYWCAGYPFTGSLVTYTPRSFSASVVDSGVFPMWYWCAGYPFTGSLVTYTPRSFSASVVDSGVFPMWYWCAGYPFIGSLVTYTPRSFSASVVDSGVFPMWYWCAGYPFTGSLVTYSPRSFSASVVDSGVFPMWYWCAVYPFTGSLVTYTPRSFSASVVDSGVFPMWYWCAGYPFTGSLVTYTPRSFSASVVDSGVFPMWYWCAGYPLPRCRTLHFSSLNCSSQFLFHSYNLVRSSCRKSTVKGLSRIFQAFFP
- the LOC126989770 gene encoding uncharacterized protein LOC126989770 isoform X3 gives rise to the protein MWYWCAGYPFTGSLVTYSPRSFSASVVDSGVFPMWYWCAGYPFTGSLVTYTPRSFSASVVDSGVFPMWYWCAGYPFTGSLVTYTPRSFSASVVDSGVFPMWYWCAGYPFTGSLVTYTPRSFSASVVDSGVFPMWYWCAGYPFIGSLVTYTPRSFSASVVDSGVFPMWYWCAGYPFTGSLVTYTPRSFSASVVDSGVFPMWYWCAGYPFIGSLVTYTPRSFSASVVDSGVFPMWYWCAGYPFTGSLVTYTPRSFSASVVDSGVFPMWYWCAVYPFTGSLVTYTPRSFSASVVDSGVFPMWYWCAGYPFTGSLVTYTPRSFSASVVDSGVFPMWYWCAGYPLPRCRTLHFSSLNCSSQFLFHSYNLVRSSCRKSTVKGLSRIFQAFFP
- the LOC126989770 gene encoding uncharacterized protein LOC126989770 isoform X19: MWYWCAGYPFTGSLVTYSPRSFSASVVDSGVFPMWYWCAGYPFTGSLVTYTPRSFSASVVDSGVFPMWYWCAGYPFTGSLVTYTPRSFSASVVDSGVFPMWYWCAGYPFTGSLVTYTPRSFSASVVDSGVFPMWYWCAGYPFTGSLVTYSPRSFSASVVDSGVFPMWYWCAGYPFTGSLVTYTPRSFSASVVDSGVFPMWYWCAVYPFTGSLVTYTPRSFSASVVDSGVFPMWYWCAGYPFTGSLVTYTPRSFSASVVDSGVFPMWYWCAGYPLPRCRTLHFSSLNCSSQFLFHSYNLVRSSCRKSTVKGLSRIFQAFFP
- the LOC126989770 gene encoding uncharacterized protein LOC126989770 isoform X17, giving the protein MWYWCAGYPFTGSLVTYSPRSFSASVVDSGVFPMWYWCAGYPFTGSLVTYTPRSFSASVVDSGVFPMWYWCAGYPFTGSLVTYTPRSFSASVVDSGVFPMWYWCAGYPFTGSLVTYTPRSFSASVVDSGVFPMWYWCAGYPFIGSLVTYTPRSFSASVVDSGVFPMWYWCAGYPFTGSLVTYTPRSFSASVVDSGVFPMWYWCAVYPFTGSLVTYTPRSFSASVVDSGVFPMWYWCAGYPFTGSLVTYTPRSFSASVVDSGVFPMWYWCAGYPLPRCRTLHFSSLNCSSQFLFHSYNLVRSSCRKSTVKGLSRIFQAFFP
- the LOC126989770 gene encoding uncharacterized protein LOC126989770 isoform X14; the encoded protein is MWYWCAGYPFTGSLVTYSPRSFSASVVDSGVFPMWYWCAGYPFTGSLVTYTPRSFSASVVDSGVFPMWYWCAGYPFTGSLVTYTPRSFSASVVDSGVFPMWYWCAGYPFTGSLVTYTPRSFSASVVDSGVFPMWYWCAGYPFIGSLVTYTPRSFSASVVDSGVFPMWYWCAGYPFTGSLVTYTPRSFSASVVDSGVFPMWYWCAGYPFTGSLVTYSPRSFSASVVDSGVFPMWYWCAVYPFTGSLVTYTPRSFSASVVDSGVFPMWYWCAGYPFTGSLVTYTPRSFSASVVDSGVFPMWYWCAGYPLPRCRTLHFSSLNCSSQFLFHSYNLVRSSCRKSTVKGLSRIFQAFFP
- the LOC126989770 gene encoding uncharacterized protein LOC126989770 isoform X1; the encoded protein is MWYWCAGYPFTGSLVTYSPRSFSASVVDSGVFPMWYWCAGYPFTGSLVTYTPRSFSASVVDSGVFPMWYWCAGYPFTGSLVTYTPRSFSASVVDSGVFPMWYWCAGYPFTGSLVTYTPRSFSASVVDSGVFPMWYWCAGYPFIGSLVTYTPRSFSASVVDSGVFPMWYWCAGYPFTGSLVTYTPRSFSASVVDSGVFPMWYWCAGYPFIGSLVTYTPRSFSASVVDSGVFPMWYWCAGYPFTGSLVTYTPRSFSASVVDSGVFPMWYWCAGYPFTGSLVTYTPRSFSASVVDSGVFPMWYWCAVYPFTGSLVTYTPRSFSASVVDSGVFPMWYWCAGYPFTGSLVTYTPRSFSASVVDSGVFPMWYWCAGYPLPRCRTLHFSSLNCSSQFLFHSYNLVRSSCRKSTVKGLSRIFQAFFP
- the LOC126989770 gene encoding uncharacterized protein LOC126989770 isoform X8, whose protein sequence is MWYWCAGYPFTGSLVTYSPRSFSASVVDSGVFPMWYWCAGYPFTGSLVTYTPRSFSASVVDSGVFPMWYWCAGYPFTGSLVTYTPRSFSASVVDSGVFPMWYWCAGYPFTGSLVTYTPRSFSASVVDSGVFPMWYWCAGYPFIGSLVTYTPRSFSASVVDSGVFPMWYWCAGYPFTGSLVTYTPRSFSASVVDSGVFPMWYWCAGYPFTGSLVTYTPRSFSASVVDSGVFPMWYWCAGYPFTGSLVTYSPRSFSASVVDSGVFPMWYWCAVYPFTGSLVTYTPRSFSASVVDSGVFPMWYWCAGYPFTGSLVTYTPRSFSASVVDSGVFPMWYWCAGYPLPRCRTLHFSSLNCSSQFLFHSYNLVRSSCRKSTVKGLSRIFQAFFP
- the LOC126989770 gene encoding uncharacterized protein LOC126989770 isoform X4 encodes the protein MWYWCAGYPFTGSLVTYSPRSFSASVVDSGVFPMWYWCAGYPFTGSLVTYTPRSFSASVVDSGVFPMWYWCAGYPFTGSLVTYTPRSFSASVVDSGVFPMWYWCAGYPFTGSLVTYTPRSFSASVVDSGVFPMWYWCAGYPFIGSLVTYTPRSFSASVVDSGVFPMWYWCAGYPFIGSLVTYTPRSFSASVVDSGVFPMWYWCAGYPFTGSLVTYTPRSFSASVVDSGVFPMWYWCAGYPFTGSLVTYTPRSFSASVVDSGVFPMWYWCAVYPFTGSLVTYTPRSFSASVVDSGVFPMWYWCAGYPFTGSLVTYTPRSFSASVVDSGVFPMWYWCAGYPLPRCRTLHFSSLNCSSQFLFHSYNLVRSSCRKSTVKGLSRIFQAFFP
- the LOC126989770 gene encoding uncharacterized protein LOC126989770 isoform X13, whose protein sequence is MWYWCAGYPFTGSLVTYSPRSFSASVVDSGVFPMWYWCAGYPFTGSLVTYTPRSFSASVVDSGVFPMWYWCAGYPFTGSLVTYTPRSFSASVVDSGVFPMWYWCAGYPFTGSLVTYTPRSFSASVVDSGVFPMWYWCAGYPFIGSLVTYTPRSFSASVVDSGVFPMWYWCAGYPFTGSLVTYTPRSFSASVVDSGVFPMWYWCAGYPFIGSLVTYTPRSFSASVVDSGVFPMWYWCAVYPFTGSLVTYTPRSFSASVVDSGVFPMWYWCAGYPFTGSLVTYTPRSFSASVVDSGVFPMWYWCAGYPLPRCRTLHFSSLNCSSQFLFHSYNLVRSSCRKSTVKGLSRIFQAFFP
- the LOC126989770 gene encoding uncharacterized protein LOC126989770 isoform X9; protein product: MWYWCAGYPFTGSLVTYSPRSFSASVVDSGVFPMWYWCAGYPFTGSLVTYTPRSFSASVVDSGVFPMWYWCAGYPFTGSLVTYTPRSFSASVVDSGVFPMWYWCAGYPFTGSLVTYTPRSFSASVVDSGVFPMWYWCAGYPFIGSLVTYTPRSFSASVVDSGVFPMWYWCAGYPFTGSLVTYTPRSFSASVVDSGVFPMWYWCAGYPFIGSLVTYTPRSFSASVVDSGVFPMWYWCAGYPFTGSLVTYTPRSFSASVVDSGVFPMWYWCAGYPFTGSLVTYTPRSFSASVVDSGVFPMWYWCAGYPFTGSLVTYTPRSFSASVVDSGVFPMWYWCAGYPLPRCRTLHFSSLNCSSQFLFHSYNLVRSSCRKSTVKGLSRIFQAFFP
- the LOC126989770 gene encoding uncharacterized protein LOC126989770 isoform X6 translates to MWYWCAGYPFTGSLVTYSPRSFSASVVDSGVFPMWYWCAGYPFTGSLVTYTPRSFSASVVDSGVFPMWYWCAGYPFTGSLVTYTPRSFSASVVDSGVFPMWYWCAGYPFTGSLVTYTPRSFSASVVDSGVFPMWYWCAGYPFIGSLVTYTPRSFSASVVDSGVFPMWYWCAGYPFTGSLVTYTPRSFSASVVDSGVFPMWYWCAGYPFTGSLVTYTPRSFSASVVDSGVFPMWYWCAGYPFTGSLVTYTPRSFSASVVDSGVFPMWYWCAVYPFTGSLVTYTPRSFSASVVDSGVFPMWYWCAGYPFTGSLVTYTPRSFSASVVDSGVFPMWYWCAGYPLPRCRTLHFSSLNCSSQFLFHSYNLVRSSCRKSTVKGLSRIFQAFFP
- the LOC126989770 gene encoding uncharacterized protein LOC126989770 isoform X23, which translates into the protein MWYWCAGYPFTGSLVTYSPRSFSASVVDSGVFPMWYWCAGYPFTGSLVTYTPRSFSASVVDSGVFPMWYWCAGYPFTGSLVTYTPRSFSASVVDSGVFPMWYWCAGYPFTGSLVTYTPRSFSASVVDSGVFPMWYWCAGYPFTGSLVTYTPRSFSASVVDSGVFPMWYWCAGYPFTGSLVTYSPRSFSASVVDSGVFPMWYWCAVYPFTGSLVTYTPRSFSASVVDSGVFPMWYWCAGYPFTGSLVTYTPRSFSASVVDSGVFPMWYWCAGYPLPRCRTLHFSSLNCSSQFLFHSYNLVRSSCRKSTVKGLSRIFQAFFP
- the LOC126989770 gene encoding uncharacterized protein LOC126989770 isoform X15, whose amino-acid sequence is MWYWCAGYPFTGSLVTYSPRSFSASVVDSGVFPMWYWCAGYPFTGSLVTYTPRSFSASVVDSGVFPMWYWCAGYPFTGSLVTYTPRSFSASVVDSGVFPMWYWCAGYPFTGSLVTYTPRSFSASVVDSGVFPMWYWCAGYPFIGSLVTYTPRSFSASVVDSGVFPMWYWCAGYPFIGSLVTYTPRSFSASVVDSGVFPMWYWCAGYPFTGSLVTYSPRSFSASVVDSGVFPMWYWCAVYPFTGSLVTYTPRSFSASVVDSGVFPMWYWCAGYPFTGSLVTYTPRSFSASVVDSGVFPMWYWCAGYPLPRCRTLHFSSLNCSSQFLFHSYNLVRSSCRKSTVKGLSRIFQAFFP